The genomic segment tggagatgtaatttagcattcaaaaaagcattggtcttcaattatttatttccttgttcagtctgaaatttggcagcaaaaccagactgtgtccagtgtttttttcttctctgtactagcactgtccaggctgttaacaaaagagaaactatcttattttgtgtgcctagtttccctttgctgagttatcataaggggcattgtgtatcactcctgctactcatgaaaggtccatgtttagttgtatttacaaacttttttagtGGATATACTTTGATccattagtgttcttaggtagactcaagaggcacttgtttattctgttgtattgattctttgttgtctctagaagttcagatgcacttgtccaatactattttaacctcagcatctcgggttcaaaatttgtaaaattatacattatatatatggtgttgttataatttttcagtcagttgaaataaatcctgaagagaacaattttgggttgttttgtgtctctataggcctactataaaaagcacttagtatttttaagtttggtacttgtacttttacttttgatacttaaagggactcttacctttgttgcatttttacactttttttggataaggttaaattggtattaataaggtaatgacactctaaaatgcaagacagacctttcaggagtaaaaacaaacaattatttcactctcataatatttagtgaaaacttcaaccaataaaattcttcggaccgaaggaccttattggccgacagacctgtctgtttgctgcatggacatgcaggttttccgtctgcttcttgtggcgcattcgggcccgcgtcatcaaggcaatgtatataacttaccggtgcttctgaatccgaatccattgctttggtaaacaaaaactcacgtgcgtgcgcggaggcagtaggttgtaagtgtaaataaagtttcttcaaaaaaacaccgcggatgggaacgagggggtggggcattggaggaaggcgggatgatttgaatgtgctgtaattctcaaatgcaacaaaggtaagagtccctttaagtacatttcaacaccagatacttttgatacttaagtacatttaatatgagcgactgtaagacttttactcaagtcattttctgacgggtgacttttacttttaccggagtcactttcaagttagatatctgtacttttactcaagtatggctttcaagtactttatacaccactggtgtagtgtttgtgtatgtgtgttttttttttaattaaaaatattcatACCCAAACTTTATTCCAACATTTTTTGCAGGTTATAATCGTGTATTTAACTGTTGGATGCCAACCTTTttatcagaagaagaagaagaagaagaagaagcagcagtagTAGTAAAAGGGTTgtttgtttagtgtgtgtgtgtgtgtgtgtgtcagtgtgtgtattttaaataaagacataCAAGTGAAAACGTTAATCCACCATTCTTTGCACGTTACGCTCATGTGCTCACACTCCAGTCCAGTAGGAGGCGCTGTTGGCCTGGTGCCTGatcagaagcagcagcagcagcactctgtctgtcctctgcagctcagtcacATGGACACACTGTTTGTCTCCTGGGACACTTTTCTCCGCAGGTTCTCACACGAATCAGGTCTGTGGCCGAAGCTTCTGTTCACCTTTGTGTTGATGTTCAGGTAAACGAGACTTTCTTTAATCAACGAGCCTTGAACCTCTCGTTTCCATCATGTTTCTAACGTGTCACTCGTTTGCTCCAAGATTACAGTATCACAACATATAACATAATACAGTGTATAGGATATATGTGAAGTAAATCtaataaatgatttaattagAAATATCAAGTGTATACAGAGTAGTAGAGGATCCCCTGTAGAAACAGTGTGCCATTAGTCTTCCTCGGGTCCTAAACATATAAATAGTAAACATAACATACATCCCATGAAGAAAGTAAAGAGCGAATATATACAGGAAGAGCAGAAAACTTAATATCTTAATCAATAGGCAACCTCAACAAGTTGGATAAAGCAGTGAACTGTGCAGTTCTATCACATATGAGCAGAAAGCAGAATGAAACAAGAGAACACACAGAAAGGCCTGCAGACTGAGCCTGTATTAGAGTAATGCTGgatataaatgcaaaatataaatgaGAATGAAACAAGCATATTACATGAGACAAAAAGTGGTATTGCACATATAATGCATTAGTTGTATTAACCATGAACGTCTTTCCCCAGCTCTATTAAAACGAACTTGTTTAGGATTAAGGTTGCAAACTTCTTGTTCTCTTAAACAGCTTCAACATATTGTGAGGTGGCTGTTGTACTTTACAGTCTCATATTGTGTCTTCAGATGCTTTTTACTTCCTGACCAGTAGTACGAAACCCAAAGAACTAATTGAACTGGACCCAGAAGAAAATATACAGATTGTGTGATTATCAATTTGATAATGAACCCAAGAGTAACATAAACAGGGATTGACTATTGTAGATGGCTCCTACACTGTGGAAAAGTAAATGACTGTGCTGTGCCCATATAACATATTTCCCTAATGTGTAAAAATAATATGTCACATAGAAGTTTCAAAATACAGGTGTATGTTAAAACATGAAGACAATTAAACACAGGTCacaattaacacacacaaagaatttGGAAAAATTCTATTCAATTCAATTGGTACCGCCACATCTTAAAGCGACCACCAGGTGGCAGGAACTCAAACTCCCTGAACAGGAGGTCTACAGACCTGGATCTGACAAACCCCTATAATTTTACCTGGTATCTTGACTAGATTATAAACTCTATTTACTCTTTTATACTACTGGAACTACTAAAACAACTTACTAATAGAAAGATGTATGTATCTCTGTAAGATATCCACTACATTGACAGACTCCGTTGCTTTTTAATTCCACAGGTGGCTTCCAGACGAGATGAGTTGCACTTTCCTCCTCCTGGTTTCCCGCAGCGACACCTATCATGGCCGTCTCCTGCTGGTCTTGTCTCGACAGTCCCTGTGGCTCAGAGCACTCAGCTCTGGCCCCCAGATCAGCCGCAGCCTGCGAGAGAGCTACAGGCTCCTGCAGCTGCCTGATGAGGGGCAGAGCAGTCCTGCGCAGGTGAAAGAGGCCTACCTGCATCTGGCAAAACTCTACCACCCAGACTCTGGGGCTACGACCGCAGATCCAGCACTGTTTGCCCGTGTGGAGGAGGCCTACCGCTCTGTGCTGGCACATCAGAGTAAGACCAAACCAGCTGGCTGGGGgaaggaagtggaagaggaggacaagtcCAGAGGTGCAGCACTCCCACACAGACACTACCTCAGCTATGACGGTATGGGCTCAGGCACGCCCAGCCAGCGTGAGCGTCAGTACCAGCAGATTCGTGTCGACCGGGCGACTGAGGAGGTTCTGAACTACCGGCAGAGGGAGCATGAGAGGGCGGCTGCTGCAGAGGGAGCTCTTGTGGAACGGGATTTGCGTCAGCGCAGCAGGAAGACCAagatcacccaggctgtggagCGGCTCGTGGAGGACCTGATCCAGGAGTCCATGGCCCGCGGGGACTTCA from the Limanda limanda chromosome 11, fLimLim1.1, whole genome shotgun sequence genome contains:
- the dnajc28 gene encoding dnaJ homolog subfamily C member 28 isoform X2 — translated: MSCTFLLLVSRSDTYHGRLLLVLSRQSLWLRALSSGPQISRSLRESYRLLQLPDEGQSSPAQVKEAYLHLAKLYHPDSGATTADPALFARVEEAYRSVLAHQSKTKPAGWGKEVEEEDKSRGAALPHRHYLSYDGMGSGTPSQRERQYQQIRVDRATEEVLNYRQREHERAAAAEGALVERDLRQRSRKTKITQAVERLVEDLIQESMARGDFRNLSGAGKPLNKFEHNPYADSMTHNLNRILIDNGYQPSWVVMQRDIRETTAQFRNQLLEGRARLGEPMTPIEHSQWDQLCASVEEQLVKLNKMVDDYNLIVPMLNMQMVHFSMSREMERAVKGAHQHRLEQQRQREKERERRKEEKNRANAEIKHKNTKQGLLSWMQNLFR
- the dnajc28 gene encoding dnaJ homolog subfamily C member 28 isoform X1, with the protein product MDTLFVSWDTFLRRFSHESGLWPKLLFTFVLMFRWLPDEMSCTFLLLVSRSDTYHGRLLLVLSRQSLWLRALSSGPQISRSLRESYRLLQLPDEGQSSPAQVKEAYLHLAKLYHPDSGATTADPALFARVEEAYRSVLAHQSKTKPAGWGKEVEEEDKSRGAALPHRHYLSYDGMGSGTPSQRERQYQQIRVDRATEEVLNYRQREHERAAAAEGALVERDLRQRSRKTKITQAVERLVEDLIQESMARGDFRNLSGAGKPLNKFEHNPYADSMTHNLNRILIDNGYQPSWVVMQRDIRETTAQFRNQLLEGRARLGEPMTPIEHSQWDQLCASVEEQLVKLNKMVDDYNLIVPMLNMQMVHFSMSREMERAVKGAHQHRLEQQRQREKERERRKEEKNRANAEIKHKNTKQGLLSWMQNLFR